From the Porphyrobacter sp. CACIAM 03H1 genome, the window GTCGCTTACGCGGTTCGAACACGTCAAAAAACGTTGCTGCGGTGAATTGCCTGCCAAACGGGTCGCTATCGATTGTCTCGAAGTGTTTGCTCGAATCCATGCTTCAGACCTGCCATGCTCAATCTACTCGCGTGCATTATACATCAGTTACTTCGAGACAGAAAATTGATATCGCTTCGAAAGTATGTCTATCAAAAATTGCCGGAAGACTGATCTTCTTCTCCTCTTGTTTTGCGCAATCGCATGAAAGTGCAGCCCTTGGACAAACTCAAGGCAAACGGAGGGTGGGGTTACTCCTCACCCACCCTCAGCGCAGCGATAACCGCCTCGTGCGGAATGGAAACATTCCCATACTCACGCATCCGCGCCTTCCCCCTCTTCTGCTTCTCCAGCAGCTTCCTCGTCCGGGAGATATACCCGCCATAGCACTTCGCGGGCACGGCCTTGCGCCGGGCTTAATTCCCATCAACCACGCCCCGCCACGCCCGCTCAACCTTTCGCACTCACCTTCGCGCAAGCATCTGAAGGGGAAGCGCAATGTGGGCACGGTTGATCGGGGACGAGGCGGGTGCGACCGCGATCGAGTATGGGCTGATCGCCGCGCTCATCGCGCTGGCGGCGGTGATTGCGTTCCAGCAGCTCGGGCTGACGCTCGAGGGGGTGTTCAACACGATCAACGCGGCGATGTCGGGCGGGTCGGCGTGAGGCGGGATCTTCGCGGCTTCGCATGACACGTTCGGAACGCGGCGCCCGCCCCTCCGCCACCTTCGGCGGTCCCCCTCCCCTGAAGGGGAGGATTGCGGGTTAGGCAGTCAGACCCGTTCGTCCTGAACTTGCCGGAAGCGAAGCTGACCCGAAGGGTCAACGACTGTTCTTCCCTTCTGCTGCTGTGCGCGGCTCAAGAAAGTGCAGTGCTTCGACAAGCTCAGCACGAACGGGAATCAGGAAGGTTAGCCGCGGCAAAGCCGCGGCCTGCGTCGAACGGGTTGGCCTGCGGCGACCCGCCGGCCGGAATGCGGCCTCTGGCTTCTAGCTTGCCGTTCGCTGCGCGAACGTCTGCGCTAGGCGCTGGGCCTTATTCTTCCCCCATCCGCAACGCCGCAATGAACGCCTCCTGCGGGATGGAGACATTGCCATACTCCCGCATCCGCGCCTTGCCCTTCTTCTGCTTCTCGAGCAGCTTCTTCTTGCGGGTGATGTCGCCGCCGTAGCACTTGGCGGTGACGTCCTTGCGCAGGGCGGCGATGGTCTCGCGGGCGATCACCTTGCCGCCGATCGCGGCCTGGATCGGAATCTTGAAAAGATGCCGCGGAATCAAGTCTTTAAGCCGCTCGCACATGCCGCGGCCGCGCTCCTCGGCGTTGGCGCGGTGGACGATCAGGCTGAGGGCGTCGACCGGCTCGTTGTTGACGAGGATGTTCATCTTCACAAGGTCGTCCTCGCGGGTGCCGATCTGTTCGTAGTCGAAAGAGGCGTAGCCGCGCGAGATCGACTTCAGGCGGTCGTAGAAGTCGAACACCACCTCGTTGAGCGGCAGCTCGTAGGTCACCTGCGCGCGGCCGCCGACATAGGTGAGTTCGGTCTGGATGCCGCGGCGGTCCTGGCACAGCTTGAGGATTGCGCCGAGATATTCGTCGGGGGTGTAGATCACCGCCTTGATCCACGGCTCCTCGATCGACTCGATCCGGTTGGTGTCGGGCCAGTCGGCGGGGTTGTGGATGTCGATGGTCTTGGCGTCCTCGGTCTTCGAATGGCCGAGGTGGATGCGGTAGACCACCGAAGGCGCGGTGGTGATGAGGTCGAGATCGTATTCGCGGCTGAGGCGTTCCTGGATGATTTCCAGATGCAGCAGGCCGAGGAAGCCGCAGCGGAAGCCGAAGCCCAGCGCGGCGCTCGATTCCATCTCGAAGCTGAAGCTTGCATCGTTGAGGCGTAATTTGGCGATGCTCTCGCGCAGCTTCTCGAAATCGGCGGCGTCGACCGGGAAGAGCCCGCAGAACACCACCGGCTGGACTTCCTTGTAGCCCGGCAGCGCCTCGGTCGCCCCGCCCTTCACCGTGGTGATGGTGTCGCCGACGCGGGCCTGTTCGACTTCCTTGATCTGCGCGGTGATGAAGCCGATCTCGCCGGGGCCGAGTTCGGTGAGGTCGGTGCGCTTGGGGGTGAAGCAGCCGACGCGGTCAACGAGGTGCTGGGTGCCGCCCTGCATGAACTTGATGTTGAGGCCCTTGGTGAGCTTGCCGTCGATCACGCGCACGAGGATGACGACGCCGAGGTACGGGTCGTACCAGCTATCGACGAGGCTGGCCTTGAGCGGGGCTTCGGTCGTGCCCTTGGGCGGCGGGATGCGGGCGACGACGGCCTCGAGCACTTCCTCGATGCCGATGCCCGATTTGGCGGAGGCGAGCACGGCGTCCGAGGCGTCGAGCCCGATGATGTCCTCGATCTCGGCCTTGACCTTGTCGGGCTCGGCGGCGGGCAGATCGATCTTGTTGATGACGGGGACGATCTCGTGATCGTGCTCGATCGACTGGTAGACGTTGGCAAGGGTCTGGGCTTCGACCCCCTGCGCGGCGTCGACCACGAGCAGCGCGCCCTCGCAGGCGGCGAGGCTGCGGCTGACTTCGTAGGCGAAGTCGACGTGGCCTGGGGTGTCCATCAGGTTGAGCTGATAGGTCTCGCCGTTCTTGGCCTGGTAAGTGAGGCGCACGGTCTGCGCCTTAATGGTGATGCCGCGCTCCTTCTCGATGTCCATGTTGTCGAGCACCTGCTCGGACATCTCGCGCGCGGAGAGGCCTCCGGTGAACTGGATCAGCCGATCGGCTAGGGTCGACTTGCCGTGGTCGATATGCGCGATGATGGAGAAATTGCGGATGTGGGAGAGGTCGGTCATCGCCGCGCGATGTAGCGCCGGGTCACCGCATTGTCATTCGCCAAAATCGCAACACCCCCGGTGCCTCTCAGCCCCCTTCGCGAGCCGGTGCCGCGTAGCCGAACTTGGGCACCGCTCCGCCCTGGTCCATGCCGAGGAACTTGCCCGCCCCCAGAGGAGCAAGCGGCGCTCCCGCGGCGGCCAGAGCATAGGGCGAGACGCGGTTGCGGGTGCACAGCCCGCCAGAACCGTCCTCGACCAGCGACTGCTCGAACTCGAGGCCCTGCACATCGCCGTTGGAGCGGGTCACCGTCGCGACCGCGAGCTGCCCGCCGCCCAGATCGACCACGAACTGCGTGCCCTTGGGCACATCGGCCAGCCCCTGGATCAACGCCCCTGTCTTGGAGAGGTTGCGCAGCGTGACCTCGTAGGCGTAGTCGTCGTGGATCACCTGGATCTTGCGGAATACCGTGCGCCGGCGGGCACGGCGCGTGCGCTCGGCGCCGGGGTCGATCTTCCATGCACCGCCGGCCATTTCCTGATCGAGCGTACCTTCGTCCAACGGCTCGCTGAAAAT encodes:
- a CDS encoding Flp family type IVb pilin; this translates as MWARLIGDEAGATAIEYGLIAALIALAAVIAFQQLGLTLEGVFNTINAAMSGGSA
- the lepA gene encoding translation elongation factor 4 → MTDLSHIRNFSIIAHIDHGKSTLADRLIQFTGGLSAREMSEQVLDNMDIEKERGITIKAQTVRLTYQAKNGETYQLNLMDTPGHVDFAYEVSRSLAACEGALLVVDAAQGVEAQTLANVYQSIEHDHEIVPVINKIDLPAAEPDKVKAEIEDIIGLDASDAVLASAKSGIGIEEVLEAVVARIPPPKGTTEAPLKASLVDSWYDPYLGVVILVRVIDGKLTKGLNIKFMQGGTQHLVDRVGCFTPKRTDLTELGPGEIGFITAQIKEVEQARVGDTITTVKGGATEALPGYKEVQPVVFCGLFPVDAADFEKLRESIAKLRLNDASFSFEMESSAALGFGFRCGFLGLLHLEIIQERLSREYDLDLITTAPSVVYRIHLGHSKTEDAKTIDIHNPADWPDTNRIESIEEPWIKAVIYTPDEYLGAILKLCQDRRGIQTELTYVGGRAQVTYELPLNEVVFDFYDRLKSISRGYASFDYEQIGTREDDLVKMNILVNNEPVDALSLIVHRANAEERGRGMCERLKDLIPRHLFKIPIQAAIGGKVIARETIAALRKDVTAKCYGGDITRKKKLLEKQKKGKARMREYGNVSIPQEAFIAALRMGEE